From one Magnetofaba australis IT-1 genomic stretch:
- the leuD gene encoding 3-isopropylmalate dehydratase small subunit produces MEAFNTITAIAVPLDRANVDTDAIIPKQFLKSIQRSGFGPNLFDEWRYLDQGQPGVSCEGRPLNTDFVLNQARYAGGKVLVTRDNFGCGSSREHAPWALLDYGFRVIIAPSFADIFFNNCFKNGILPIVQPSSVVDELMQDIEATPGYELTVDLEAQSINTPEGKSIAFEVDPFRKHCLLNGLDDIGLTLQHLDEIQAFEQKRRSEAPWAFPG; encoded by the coding sequence ATGGAAGCTTTCAACACCATTACCGCCATCGCCGTGCCGTTGGACCGCGCCAATGTGGACACCGACGCCATCATCCCCAAGCAGTTCCTCAAATCGATTCAGCGCAGCGGCTTCGGCCCCAACCTGTTCGATGAGTGGCGCTATCTGGACCAGGGGCAGCCCGGCGTGTCTTGTGAGGGTCGTCCCCTCAACACGGATTTCGTGCTGAATCAGGCGCGCTATGCGGGCGGTAAAGTTCTGGTGACGCGGGATAACTTCGGCTGCGGCTCCAGTCGTGAGCATGCTCCCTGGGCGCTGCTGGACTACGGCTTCCGCGTGATCATCGCGCCCAGCTTTGCCGACATCTTCTTCAATAACTGCTTTAAGAACGGCATTCTGCCCATCGTGCAGCCGTCGTCGGTGGTGGATGAGCTGATGCAAGACATTGAGGCAACGCCTGGTTACGAGCTGACTGTTGACTTGGAAGCGCAGAGCATCAACACCCCCGAGGGTAAGAGCATCGCCTTCGAGGTGGATCCGTTTCGCAAGCACTGTTTGCTTAACGGCCTTGACGATATCGGCCTGACCTTGCAACACCTTGATGAAATTCAGGCGTTTGAGCAGAAGCGGCGCAGCGAGGCCCCGTGGGCCTTCCCCGGCTGA